One segment of Alnus glutinosa chromosome 2, dhAlnGlut1.1, whole genome shotgun sequence DNA contains the following:
- the LOC133860062 gene encoding probable serine/threonine-protein kinase PBL7 isoform X2, protein MGYFHCFGMRKKGKGLKLKDEEVTNVEDNRKPAGIVPASSSESRLGSSGPKDESNNPCQPPTFTYRELATATNNFRDESFIGQGGFGDVYKGKLERNGQVVAIKKLDHSGLQGDPEFLVEVLMLSLMCHPNLVTLYGYCAEGNQRLLVYEYMPLGSLEDHLHDLPPEKEPLDWNTRMMIAAGAAEGLEFLHHQAKPPVILRDLKSSNILLGEGFHPKLSDFGLAKFGPSGDKSHVSTRVMGTQGYCAPEYATSGKLTMKSDIYSFGVVLLELITGRKALADGHGHDRHLVEWARPILKDRSKFVQLADPVMRGQFSESVLKKAVDVAILCLQENANNRPSMQDVVAAMNFLVSCKYCPNKANKAAIKATEDNSPNETKMLNKGLDREQAVAEARMWGETWRDKQRQSTHTSPDGLYT, encoded by the exons ATGGGTTATTTCCATTGTTTCGGGATGAGGAAGAAAGGGAAGGGATTAAAGCTGAAGGACGAGGAGGTCACAAATGTTGAGGACAATCGGAAGCCTGCAGGAATTGTTCCTGCATCATCTTCTG AATCAAGACTAGGATCATCAGGCCCAAAAGATGAGTCAAATAATCCTTGCCAGCCTCCGACATTCACCTATCGAGAGCTTGCAACTGCAACGAATAACTTTAGGGATGAAAGCTTCATTGGGCAGGGTGGATTTGGGGATGTGTACAAGGGAAAGTTAGAAAGGAATGGGCAG GTTGTAGCTATTAAGAAACTTGACCATTCAGGCCTCCAAGGGGACCCGGAGTTCCTGGTGGAGGTTCTCATGCTCTCTCTTATGTGTCATCCTAACCTCGTCACTTTGTATGGTTACTGTGCTGAAGGGAACCAGCGTCTTCTTGTATATGAATATATGCCCTTAGGATCCTTGGAAGACCACCTCCATG ATCTTCCTCCAGAGAAGGAGCCTTTAGACTGGAACACAAGGATGATGATAGCCGCTGGTGCAGCTGAAGGACTAGAATTTCTGCACCACCAAGCAAAACCTCCTGTTATACTCAGGGACTTGAAATCATCCAACATATTACTGGGTGAGGGATTCCACCCAAAACTTTCTGACTTTGGGCTTGCAAAATTTGGTCCAAGTGGTGATAAGTCGCATGTCTCCACCAGGGTCATGGGCACTCAAGGTTACTGTGCCCCTGAATATGCTACAAGTGGAAAATTGACAATGAAATCTGACATCTACAGTTTTGGGGTAGTTTTGTTGGAGCTGATTACTGGACGTAAAGCACTGGCTGACGGCCATGGGCATGATAGACATCTTGTTGAATGG GCACGTCCTATATTGAAAGACCGTTCGAAATTTGTGCAATTAGCAGATCCAGTGATGAGAGGCCAGTTCTCAGAATCTGTCTTGAAGAAGGCCGTAGATGTGGCAATCTTGTGTCTCCAAGAAAACGCAAATAATCGGCCTTCTATGCAGGATGTGGTGGCTGCTATGAACTTCCTGGTGTCCTGCAAGTATTGCCCCAATAAGGCTAACAAGGCTGCCATTAAGGCCACTGAAGATAACTCACCAAATGAAACAAAGATGTTAAACAAGGGCTTAGACCGAGAGCAAGCTGTTGCAGAGGCCAGGATGTGGGGAGAGACTTGGAGAGACAAGCAACGACAAAGCACACATACTTCTCCTGATGGCTTATACACATAG
- the LOC133860062 gene encoding probable serine/threonine-protein kinase PBL7 isoform X1, with the protein MGYFHCFGMRKKGKGLKLKDEEVTNVEDNRKPAGIVPASSSESRLGSSGPKDESNNPCQPPTFTYRELATATNNFRDESFIGQGGFGDVYKGKLERNGQQVVAIKKLDHSGLQGDPEFLVEVLMLSLMCHPNLVTLYGYCAEGNQRLLVYEYMPLGSLEDHLHDLPPEKEPLDWNTRMMIAAGAAEGLEFLHHQAKPPVILRDLKSSNILLGEGFHPKLSDFGLAKFGPSGDKSHVSTRVMGTQGYCAPEYATSGKLTMKSDIYSFGVVLLELITGRKALADGHGHDRHLVEWARPILKDRSKFVQLADPVMRGQFSESVLKKAVDVAILCLQENANNRPSMQDVVAAMNFLVSCKYCPNKANKAAIKATEDNSPNETKMLNKGLDREQAVAEARMWGETWRDKQRQSTHTSPDGLYT; encoded by the exons ATGGGTTATTTCCATTGTTTCGGGATGAGGAAGAAAGGGAAGGGATTAAAGCTGAAGGACGAGGAGGTCACAAATGTTGAGGACAATCGGAAGCCTGCAGGAATTGTTCCTGCATCATCTTCTG AATCAAGACTAGGATCATCAGGCCCAAAAGATGAGTCAAATAATCCTTGCCAGCCTCCGACATTCACCTATCGAGAGCTTGCAACTGCAACGAATAACTTTAGGGATGAAAGCTTCATTGGGCAGGGTGGATTTGGGGATGTGTACAAGGGAAAGTTAGAAAGGAATGGGCAG CAGGTTGTAGCTATTAAGAAACTTGACCATTCAGGCCTCCAAGGGGACCCGGAGTTCCTGGTGGAGGTTCTCATGCTCTCTCTTATGTGTCATCCTAACCTCGTCACTTTGTATGGTTACTGTGCTGAAGGGAACCAGCGTCTTCTTGTATATGAATATATGCCCTTAGGATCCTTGGAAGACCACCTCCATG ATCTTCCTCCAGAGAAGGAGCCTTTAGACTGGAACACAAGGATGATGATAGCCGCTGGTGCAGCTGAAGGACTAGAATTTCTGCACCACCAAGCAAAACCTCCTGTTATACTCAGGGACTTGAAATCATCCAACATATTACTGGGTGAGGGATTCCACCCAAAACTTTCTGACTTTGGGCTTGCAAAATTTGGTCCAAGTGGTGATAAGTCGCATGTCTCCACCAGGGTCATGGGCACTCAAGGTTACTGTGCCCCTGAATATGCTACAAGTGGAAAATTGACAATGAAATCTGACATCTACAGTTTTGGGGTAGTTTTGTTGGAGCTGATTACTGGACGTAAAGCACTGGCTGACGGCCATGGGCATGATAGACATCTTGTTGAATGG GCACGTCCTATATTGAAAGACCGTTCGAAATTTGTGCAATTAGCAGATCCAGTGATGAGAGGCCAGTTCTCAGAATCTGTCTTGAAGAAGGCCGTAGATGTGGCAATCTTGTGTCTCCAAGAAAACGCAAATAATCGGCCTTCTATGCAGGATGTGGTGGCTGCTATGAACTTCCTGGTGTCCTGCAAGTATTGCCCCAATAAGGCTAACAAGGCTGCCATTAAGGCCACTGAAGATAACTCACCAAATGAAACAAAGATGTTAAACAAGGGCTTAGACCGAGAGCAAGCTGTTGCAGAGGCCAGGATGTGGGGAGAGACTTGGAGAGACAAGCAACGACAAAGCACACATACTTCTCCTGATGGCTTATACACATAG